The Thermodesulfobacteriota bacterium genome segment TACCTTTGGAGCCAACTGTTTCAAGGTCTCTTCCCTCATACTCTGGATCAATTATAACCGCATATAAGTTTCAGGGAGGCACTAAAAAGAAAAAGACGTGAATGAACAAGTCCCGTACTATAAAAGTACGGGACAGGCAACTATTTAATTTCCTCAAATCATTGGTGGAGGCGGCGGGAATCGAACCCGCGTCCGAAGATATTCCACTTAAGCATCTACATACTTAGCCTGTATTTTAGTTTCGCATTTTAAAGCCCCTACAGGCAGGGTCATTAAAACACTAGCTTATTTTTGGTTTGCCCCCTTTATATAAGCATCAAAAGGAGACTATCCTGCTAGTCGGCGCTCCATCCAGCCCCGCAGGAAAGACTGGGGGAACGTTAGCCGCTTTAAGCGGCTAAGGCATATTCGTAGTTGTCTGCGATTATGTTTAGATCCTATTGTTTTACGAGTGAATAGGACCTCGGTATGCAGCTCAGGCTTCAACTATCCCCGTCGAAACCATGTCGCCCCCTAAATTATTCTTGCCAGTACAAATAATTAATAATGTAGAAAAACGGAGGGGTTTTATTTAACTTATTTCAAAGAGCCTGGTTACTTATTGAACCTTAATGACCTTTCTAAATCTCTTTTTTCCGTTTCCTTTTTTATGCTTTCCCTCTTATCGTAGAGTTTCTTGCCCCTTGCCAGTCCTAGTTCTACTTTTGCCTTTCCATTTTTTAAATACATACTCAGAGGGATAAGAGTCATCCCCCTCTCATTAATCTTTCCAATCAACCGCTTTATTTCTACCTTATGCAGGAGCAACTTGCGCTCTCGGAGTGGGTCATGATTGAATTGATTGGCATGTTCATAAGGAGAAATGTGTGTATTTATTAAAAACAGCCCTCCATTCTTTATCTTAGCATAGCTGTCTTTTAGACTTACTTTTCCCAGCCTGCATGATTTTATCTCACTGCCTTTAAGCACAATACCTGCTTCGTATTTCTCATCAATAGAATAATCATGCCATGCCTTTCTATTTTTACATATCATTTTTTCAGAGAATGATTTCTTTGCTACCATCTACCATCTTAGACCTTTGAAAATTTATACAAACTGTCATTGCGAGGACCAGAGCGACGTGGCAATCTCTTTGATAATCAGCCCGTTATGAGATTGCTTCATCCGCCTCTGGCGGATTCGCAATGACAAATTGGGCATTCTTCAAAGCTCTCCATCTATATCGGGGAACTATACTAAAACATAATCAAAAAATGAATGCTGAAGCGAAAAGAGATATTTTTTGTATTGTAATACAGAGACGAAAAGATGTCAAGAGAACACACTATCCGGTAGTGTCCTAATTTAAACCTTGAACAATTGGAGATTATATTATATATTATAATAAATGGTGACAAGATGGATTTTGTTTATATTAAATGGTTAGATTCTAAAAGTGCTTCTAATGAATGGGAATATTTAGAAGAGATTGAGTCATTAAAACCTGTATTTTGTGAATCTATTGGGTTTTTAATAGAAAGCAATGAAGAATATAAAACATTGGCTTCCACTATTAGTGAAAGCCAAGTTTTGGGCAGGATAACCATTCCTTCTTGCTCAATTGTTAATTATCGGGTATTATCCC includes the following:
- the smpB gene encoding SsrA-binding protein SmpB, which codes for MVAKKSFSEKMICKNRKAWHDYSIDEKYEAGIVLKGSEIKSCRLGKVSLKDSYAKIKNGGLFLINTHISPYEHANQFNHDPLRERKLLLHKVEIKRLIGKINERGMTLIPLSMYLKNGKAKVELGLARGKKLYDKRESIKKETEKRDLERSLRFNK